One window from the genome of Bradyrhizobium xenonodulans encodes:
- a CDS encoding MarR family winged helix-turn-helix transcriptional regulator, translated as MRLAIEILRLLVQSADSWLFEGSLAGLSDREWMALRFLARANRFSRTPTALASFLGTTRGVASQIAAVLESKGLMVRKPSAEDKRSIALCITGEGERFLERDPINTLRDQLVALELPDRSQLRDTLRRVLDGLDVARRRHNADVCGRCMFLIESGEGKDRHFKCRLFRKSIAPKDTTMLCAYFEARG; from the coding sequence ATGAGACTGGCAATTGAAATTCTACGACTCCTGGTGCAATCGGCCGACAGCTGGCTTTTTGAAGGGAGCCTTGCGGGACTGAGCGATCGGGAGTGGATGGCCTTGCGCTTTCTCGCCCGCGCAAACAGGTTTTCGCGGACGCCGACAGCGCTCGCCAGCTTTCTGGGGACGACTCGCGGCGTCGCATCGCAGATCGCCGCCGTGCTCGAGAGCAAGGGGTTGATGGTTCGCAAGCCATCAGCAGAGGACAAGCGTTCGATTGCGCTCTGCATCACGGGTGAAGGCGAGAGGTTCCTCGAGCGCGACCCGATCAATACGCTGCGGGATCAGCTCGTGGCGCTTGAGCTCCCCGATCGATCTCAGCTGCGCGATACGCTTCGCCGCGTCCTCGATGGGCTCGATGTTGCCAGGCGCCGTCACAACGCCGACGTCTGCGGCCGATGCATGTTCCTGATCGAGAGCGGAGAGGGGAAGGATCGTCACTTCAAGTGCCGGCTGTTCCGGAAATCCATAGCTCCAAAGGACACGACCATGCTTTGCGCCTATTTCGAGGCACGAGGCTAG
- a CDS encoding YunG family protein, which yields MSFNPDEVQTVLRKAWSLATASLWTADNPAAGQCNVTALLIHEFFGGDLLKTPLPAGDHFYNRIEGRRYDFTASQFDQPIAYMDLPTDRADAEQGATSDQLAELRAAFQENRTKSG from the coding sequence ATGAGCTTCAATCCAGATGAGGTTCAGACCGTGCTGCGCAAGGCCTGGTCGTTGGCCACGGCCAGCCTATGGACGGCGGACAATCCGGCGGCAGGGCAATGCAACGTCACTGCGCTGCTCATTCATGAATTCTTTGGCGGCGACTTGCTGAAGACGCCGCTGCCGGCCGGCGATCATTTCTACAATCGGATCGAGGGGCGGCGGTACGACTTCACGGCGAGCCAGTTCGATCAGCCGATCGCTTACATGGATTTGCCGACGGATCGGGCGGATGCTGAGCAGGGAGCAACAAGCGACCAATTGGCTGAGCTCAGAGCTGCGTTTCAGGAGAATCGTACAAAGTCAGGTTAG
- a CDS encoding TRAP transporter substrate-binding protein has protein sequence MKRRDFLKVSAAGAAATAAVASPAIAQSSPEIKWRLTSSFPKSLDTIYGGAEQVAKYVAEMTDNKFQIQVFAAGELVPGLQALDATTNGTVEMCHTVSYYYVGKDPTFAIFASVPFGLNARQQNSWLYQGGGNELANEFFKKSNVIGFPCGNTGTQMGGWFRKEIKTVADLSGLKMRIGGIAGQVLQKVGVVPQQLAGGDIYPALEKGTIDAAEWVGPYDDEKLGFAKVAKYYYYPGFWEGGPTVHAFANLEKWNTLPKNYQAILTNAMANANSWMAARYDMQNPAALKRLVAGGTQLRPFTNEVLEACLKATNELWGEVSAKNADFKKSIDAMQAYRSDEYLWWQVAEYTYDSFMIRSRTRG, from the coding sequence ATGAAGCGTCGTGATTTCCTGAAAGTGTCGGCAGCAGGCGCGGCGGCGACCGCCGCGGTGGCCTCGCCGGCGATCGCGCAGTCCTCGCCCGAGATCAAGTGGCGCCTGACTTCGAGCTTCCCGAAGTCGCTCGATACCATCTATGGTGGCGCCGAGCAGGTGGCGAAGTACGTCGCCGAGATGACCGACAACAAATTCCAGATCCAGGTGTTCGCCGCCGGCGAGCTCGTTCCCGGCCTCCAGGCGCTCGATGCGACCACGAACGGCACGGTCGAGATGTGCCACACCGTCTCGTACTATTATGTCGGCAAGGATCCGACCTTCGCGATCTTCGCCTCGGTCCCGTTCGGCCTCAATGCGCGCCAGCAGAATTCGTGGCTCTATCAGGGCGGCGGCAACGAGCTCGCCAACGAGTTCTTCAAGAAGTCGAACGTGATCGGCTTCCCCTGCGGCAACACCGGCACCCAGATGGGCGGCTGGTTCCGCAAGGAGATCAAGACCGTTGCCGATCTGTCCGGCCTCAAGATGCGCATCGGCGGCATTGCCGGCCAGGTGCTCCAGAAGGTCGGCGTGGTGCCGCAGCAGCTCGCCGGCGGCGACATCTATCCGGCGCTGGAAAAGGGCACCATCGACGCGGCCGAATGGGTCGGTCCCTACGATGACGAGAAGCTCGGCTTCGCCAAGGTCGCCAAGTACTACTATTACCCGGGCTTCTGGGAAGGCGGTCCGACCGTCCATGCCTTCGCCAATCTCGAAAAGTGGAATACGCTGCCGAAGAACTATCAGGCGATTCTCACCAACGCGATGGCCAACGCCAACAGCTGGATGGCCGCGCGCTACGACATGCAGAACCCGGCGGCGCTGAAGCGCCTGGTCGCCGGCGGCACGCAGCTTCGTCCCTTCACCAACGAGGTGCTCGAGGCCTGCCTCAAGGCGACCAACGAGCTGTGGGGCGAGGTCTCGGCCAAGAACGCCGACTTCAAGAAGTCGATCGACGCCATGCAGGCCTACCGCTCCGACGAATATCTGTGGTGGCAGGTCGCCGAATACACCTACGACAGCTTCATGATCCGCTCGCGCACCCGCGGCTGA
- the plsY gene encoding glycerol-3-phosphate 1-O-acyltransferase PlsY, with protein sequence MAFWTASAVGLVIAYFLGSIPTGYLAGQLLKGIDIREHGSKSTGATNVLRTLGKWPALVVLIADVLKGVAAIIIARSFCPWLAAAFSSTPPTASDLQTWVPWAVGLAGIAALLGHSRSIWLNFTGGKSAATGLGVLLALSWPVGLGAATTFGIVLAMTRVVSLSSILAALTAIVLVCAFEHPLPYRLLVIAGGLYVIVRHRANIGRLLAGTEPRLGRTAPDTKAEAQV encoded by the coding sequence ATGGCCTTCTGGACAGCGAGCGCCGTCGGATTGGTGATCGCCTATTTTCTCGGTTCTATCCCCACGGGCTATCTGGCGGGACAGCTCCTGAAAGGCATCGATATCCGCGAGCATGGCTCCAAATCCACGGGGGCGACGAATGTCTTGCGGACTCTGGGAAAATGGCCTGCGCTGGTTGTGCTCATCGCCGATGTGCTGAAAGGCGTGGCGGCCATCATCATAGCCCGCTCGTTCTGTCCCTGGCTCGCTGCAGCGTTTTCCTCAACGCCGCCGACAGCGTCCGACCTGCAAACGTGGGTGCCCTGGGCCGTTGGCCTGGCCGGAATTGCCGCACTGCTCGGACACAGCCGGTCAATCTGGCTGAACTTTACAGGCGGCAAGTCCGCGGCGACCGGGCTGGGGGTGTTGCTGGCGCTGTCGTGGCCGGTGGGACTGGGTGCTGCAACGACCTTCGGCATCGTGCTGGCGATGACCCGGGTTGTTTCCCTCAGCTCGATCCTCGCGGCGTTGACGGCCATCGTTCTCGTCTGCGCTTTCGAGCACCCCTTGCCCTACCGATTGCTGGTGATCGCAGGCGGCCTCTACGTGATCGTGCGCCATCGCGCCAACATCGGGCGGCTGTTGGCGGGAACGGAGCCGCGCCTGGGTCGAACTGCTCCGGATACGAAGGCGGAAGCGCAGGTCTAG
- a CDS encoding Mrp/NBP35 family ATP-binding protein produces the protein MSVTQQQVLDSLARIKSPRGVALTNANVLSAISAADGKVFFSINVDAAEARAWESVRAEAEAAVRAIPGVTTVMVALTAERKAGAAPPPPPQPSRGTPGVQPVHAHKPPQGGASPMSRQSEIPGVAAVIAVASGKGGVGKSTTALNLALGLRDLGLNVGLLDADIYGPSVPRLTGLHDKPELDGERKMIPLRRFGLAIMSIGFLVEEETAMIWRGPMVMSAVTQMLRDVAWGQLDVLVVDMPPGTGDAQLTLAQNVPLKGAVIVSTPQDLSLIDARRGLAMFKKVNVPVLGIVENMSYFQCPHCGTKSDIFGHGGARHEAEKLAVPFLGEIPLHMAIRASSDAGSPVVDSEPDGPHAAIYRAIAGQVRDQLKGVVTAA, from the coding sequence TTGAGCGTGACGCAGCAACAGGTTCTTGACAGCCTCGCCCGGATCAAGTCGCCCCGCGGGGTTGCGCTCACCAATGCTAATGTGCTGAGCGCGATCAGCGCGGCCGACGGCAAGGTGTTCTTCTCGATCAACGTCGATGCCGCCGAAGCGCGGGCCTGGGAATCCGTCCGGGCCGAGGCTGAGGCCGCCGTGCGCGCCATTCCCGGCGTCACCACCGTGATGGTGGCGCTGACCGCCGAGCGCAAGGCCGGCGCCGCGCCGCCGCCACCCCCGCAGCCGAGCCGCGGCACGCCCGGCGTGCAGCCGGTCCACGCCCACAAGCCGCCTCAGGGCGGCGCGTCGCCGATGTCGCGACAGTCCGAGATTCCGGGCGTCGCCGCCGTGATCGCGGTGGCCTCCGGCAAGGGGGGCGTCGGCAAATCGACCACCGCGCTCAACCTGGCGCTGGGCTTGCGCGACCTCGGCCTCAACGTCGGGCTGCTCGATGCCGACATCTACGGCCCCTCGGTGCCGCGGCTGACGGGCTTGCACGACAAGCCGGAGCTCGATGGCGAGCGCAAGATGATTCCGCTCAGGCGCTTCGGCCTTGCCATCATGTCGATCGGCTTCCTCGTCGAGGAAGAGACCGCGATGATCTGGCGCGGTCCCATGGTGATGTCGGCGGTGACGCAGATGCTGCGTGACGTCGCATGGGGTCAACTCGACGTGCTCGTCGTCGACATGCCGCCGGGCACCGGCGATGCCCAGCTCACGCTGGCGCAGAACGTGCCGCTGAAGGGCGCCGTGATCGTCTCGACCCCGCAGGACCTGTCCCTGATCGACGCGCGGCGCGGGCTTGCCATGTTCAAGAAGGTCAACGTGCCCGTGCTCGGCATCGTCGAGAACATGAGCTATTTCCAGTGCCCCCATTGCGGCACGAAATCGGACATTTTCGGTCATGGCGGCGCGCGCCACGAGGCCGAGAAGCTCGCCGTGCCGTTCCTGGGCGAGATTCCCCTGCACATGGCGATTCGCGCTTCGTCGGATGCCGGTAGCCCCGTGGTCGACAGCGAGCCGGACGGTCCCCATGCGGCGATCTATCGCGCCATTGCGGGACAGGTCAGGGACCAGCTCAAGGGCGTCGTCACCGCGGCCTGA
- a CDS encoding VOC family protein: protein MGGVSVGVLDHFNIRTRNLAETVRFYEDVLGLEKGARPNFAFPGAWMYSEGKPVVHLVDISPTSEPQKPDSGVVHHVAFVSRGFDGMKQRLASKGMKFDSRQVPGGDLWQIFVHDPNGVMIELNYEAAKEQGAAPAEMAGDIGRQ from the coding sequence ATGGGCGGCGTGAGCGTGGGCGTGCTCGATCATTTCAACATCCGGACCCGGAATCTGGCCGAGACGGTCCGCTTCTACGAGGACGTGCTGGGCCTCGAAAAAGGCGCCCGGCCGAATTTTGCCTTCCCGGGGGCCTGGATGTACAGCGAGGGCAAGCCGGTGGTGCACCTCGTCGACATTTCTCCGACCAGCGAGCCACAAAAGCCGGATTCCGGCGTTGTCCACCATGTCGCCTTCGTCAGCCGCGGGTTCGACGGCATGAAGCAGCGGCTGGCGTCCAAGGGGATGAAGTTCGACTCCCGCCAGGTGCCCGGCGGCGACCTCTGGCAGATCTTCGTCCACGACCCCAACGGGGTCATGATCGAGCTGAATTACGAGGCGGCCAAGGAGCAGGGGGCCGCGCCCGCCGAGATGGCTGGCGATATCGGCAGGCAGTAG
- a CDS encoding antibiotic biosynthesis monooxygenase family protein yields the protein MSHLRPLDPAFPIERQLGIETSPVVLVNVFTLDKADEQSFLQVWQDDAAFMKRQPGFIDTQLHRAIGESPTYLNYAVWESTAHFRAAFTHPEFRSKISAYPSSAVAAPHLFQKVAVPGICVA from the coding sequence ATGTCGCATCTCCGTCCACTGGATCCCGCTTTTCCGATCGAACGTCAGCTCGGCATCGAGACCAGTCCCGTCGTGCTGGTGAATGTGTTCACGCTCGACAAGGCCGACGAGCAAAGCTTTCTCCAGGTCTGGCAAGACGATGCTGCCTTCATGAAGCGGCAGCCGGGCTTCATCGACACCCAGCTTCACCGCGCGATCGGCGAGAGCCCGACCTATCTGAACTACGCCGTCTGGGAATCGACCGCCCACTTCCGGGCTGCGTTCACGCACCCTGAGTTCAGATCGAAGATCTCGGCCTATCCTTCGTCCGCCGTCGCTGCTCCGCACCTGTTCCAGAAGGTCGCGGTACCAGGCATCTGCGTCGCATAG
- a CDS encoding MarR family winged helix-turn-helix transcriptional regulator, whose amino-acid sequence MLKSQRTPAGDALTNLMLDLFRLNSQLLTAGDRLVARLGLTSARWQILGAIVHAERPQPVAWLARDLGANRQNVQRIVNDLHAEGLVAFEANPHHRRAQLVVLTDKGKRTFGAAMNLQAPWVNGLAEGLAVKDLQTVHRVVTALRNKLESNDEADEEV is encoded by the coding sequence ATGCTGAAATCGCAACGAACGCCGGCGGGCGATGCCCTGACCAATCTCATGCTCGACCTCTTCAGGCTGAACAGCCAGCTTTTGACCGCAGGTGACCGCTTGGTGGCCCGGCTCGGGCTCACGAGCGCCCGCTGGCAGATCCTCGGCGCCATCGTGCACGCAGAGCGCCCGCAACCGGTCGCATGGCTCGCCCGCGATCTCGGCGCGAACCGCCAGAACGTGCAGCGGATCGTCAACGACCTTCATGCGGAAGGGCTCGTGGCGTTCGAGGCCAACCCGCACCACCGCCGCGCTCAACTCGTCGTCCTGACCGACAAGGGAAAGCGCACCTTCGGCGCCGCCATGAATTTGCAGGCGCCATGGGTCAACGGCCTCGCGGAAGGCCTCGCAGTCAAGGACCTGCAAACCGTTCACCGCGTGGTCACGGCGCTTCGGAACAAGCTGGAGAGCAATGACGAAGCTGACGAGGAGGTGTAG
- a CDS encoding response regulator transcription factor: MRLLIVEDNAELSRLVAGGLAAAGYESDIVGSAAEAREAVSSVNYAAMILDLGLPDGDGLSVLRELRRQMEPLPVLVLTARGGLQDRVSGLRSGADDYLAKPFAMEELVARLEAILRRPGQLLGRSLRLANLVYDTESRQIFVDDQPRIISARETSVLEILLRRQGRVVPKKNVEDHIFGLECEVASNAVEVYVSRLRKQLTEHGAKVVIHTIRGVGYLMAEEK; the protein is encoded by the coding sequence ATGCGCCTTCTGATCGTCGAGGACAATGCCGAGCTGTCGCGGCTCGTTGCCGGCGGGCTGGCGGCGGCCGGCTATGAGAGCGACATCGTCGGCAGCGCAGCCGAGGCACGCGAGGCGGTCAGCAGTGTCAATTATGCTGCGATGATCCTCGACCTCGGCCTGCCCGATGGCGATGGCCTGTCGGTGCTGCGCGAGTTGCGGCGGCAGATGGAGCCGCTGCCGGTCCTGGTGCTGACCGCGCGCGGCGGCTTGCAGGACCGCGTCAGCGGGCTGCGCAGCGGCGCCGACGACTATCTGGCAAAACCGTTCGCGATGGAGGAGCTGGTGGCGCGGCTGGAGGCGATCCTGCGCCGGCCGGGCCAGTTGCTCGGCCGCTCGCTGCGGCTCGCCAACCTCGTCTACGACACCGAAAGCCGCCAGATCTTCGTCGACGACCAGCCGCGGATCATTTCCGCGCGAGAGACGTCCGTGCTGGAAATCCTGCTGCGGCGGCAGGGGCGGGTGGTGCCGAAGAAGAACGTCGAGGACCACATCTTCGGGCTCGAATGCGAGGTCGCCTCCAACGCGGTCGAGGTCTATGTCTCGCGGCTGCGCAAGCAGCTCACCGAGCACGGCGCCAAGGTCGTGATCCACACCATCCGCGGCGTCGGCTATCTCATGGCCGAGGAGAAATAG
- a CDS encoding NAD(P)-dependent oxidoreductase, giving the protein MAKVAFLGLGVMGFPMAGHLVKKGGHEVTVYNRTAAKAKEWADKFGGKTAATPKAAAEGQDFVMCCVGNDNDLRAVTIGPDGAFAGVKKGATFVDHTTASAEVARELDAAATKAGFKFIDAPVSGGQAGAENGVLTVMCGGTQDAYSGAEPIITGAYARMCKLLGPAGSGQLTKMVNQICIAGLVQGLSEGIHFAKKSGLDVTAVIETISKGAAQSWQMENRYKTMNEDKYDFGFAVEWMRKDLSISLAEARRNGANLPVTALVDQFYAEVEKMGGKRWDTSSLLARLNR; this is encoded by the coding sequence ATGGCTAAAGTCGCTTTCCTCGGTCTCGGCGTCATGGGCTTCCCGATGGCCGGACACCTCGTGAAAAAAGGGGGCCATGAGGTCACCGTCTACAACCGCACCGCGGCCAAGGCGAAGGAATGGGCGGACAAGTTCGGCGGCAAGACCGCGGCGACCCCGAAGGCCGCCGCCGAAGGCCAGGATTTCGTGATGTGCTGCGTCGGCAACGACAACGATCTGCGCGCGGTCACGATCGGCCCCGATGGCGCCTTCGCCGGCGTGAAGAAGGGCGCGACCTTCGTCGACCACACCACCGCCTCCGCCGAGGTCGCGCGCGAGCTCGATGCCGCCGCAACCAAGGCCGGCTTCAAGTTCATCGACGCACCCGTGTCGGGCGGCCAGGCGGGCGCCGAGAACGGCGTGCTGACGGTGATGTGCGGCGGCACGCAGGACGCCTATTCCGGCGCCGAGCCGATCATCACCGGCGCCTATGCGCGGATGTGCAAACTGCTCGGCCCCGCCGGCTCGGGCCAGTTGACCAAAATGGTCAACCAGATTTGCATCGCCGGCCTGGTCCAGGGACTCTCCGAGGGCATCCACTTCGCCAAGAAGAGTGGCCTCGACGTCACCGCCGTGATCGAGACCATCTCAAAAGGGGCGGCGCAGTCCTGGCAGATGGAGAACCGCTACAAGACCATGAACGAGGACAAGTACGATTTCGGCTTTGCGGTCGAATGGATGCGCAAAGACCTCTCGATCTCGCTGGCCGAAGCCCGCCGCAATGGCGCCAATCTGCCGGTGACTGCGCTGGTCGACCAGTTCTACGCCGAAGTCGAGAAGATGGGCGGCAAGCGCTGGGACACGTCGAGCCTGCTCGCACGCCTCAATCGCTGA
- a CDS encoding sensor histidine kinase: MHIVAVAVVAIFLPLVLFWLLNSEVDQLHRDAMRAQAEVLAERIVAQPDGLLTFNLPDSLRGLYSEAYGRYLYDIRDADGRLLFSSRRKTGAAVQAPPLSETISGAGVTRVIDGKTVRIRVAEDLAHRDVIIDDIISNFFRRVGWITIPILLVLLAADIIIFRRAIAPLWKASEEASNIGPARTHIRLPTEQIPREIMPLVTAVNQALDRLEDGFRVQRQFTADAAHQLRTPLTILRTRIETLGDDAAKQALHDDIEAMSRIVVQLLEIAELDTLVIDPGETADLRAVCAEVVGAIAPFAITQHKDIALKGTDTPVLIHGNAVMLQRAIFNLAENAIKFTAKETSVDVEVSEDGAVRVRDCGPGIADAERELIFQRFWRADRQRSDGAGLGLSIVRAVADDHAATVAVENLPGGGAEFLLRFRLAEQAV, encoded by the coding sequence ATGCACATCGTGGCGGTCGCGGTGGTCGCGATCTTCCTGCCGCTGGTGCTGTTCTGGCTGCTCAATTCGGAAGTCGACCAGCTGCACCGCGACGCCATGCGCGCGCAGGCCGAGGTGCTGGCCGAGCGCATCGTCGCGCAGCCGGACGGGCTGTTGACGTTCAATCTGCCGGACAGTCTTCGTGGTCTCTACTCGGAAGCCTACGGCCGGTATCTGTATGATATTCGCGATGCCGACGGCCGTTTGCTGTTTTCGTCCCGCCGCAAGACCGGCGCGGCGGTCCAGGCGCCGCCGCTGTCGGAGACGATTTCCGGTGCGGGCGTCACCCGCGTCATCGACGGCAAGACCGTGCGCATCCGCGTGGCCGAGGATCTCGCGCACCGCGACGTCATCATCGACGACATCATTTCGAACTTCTTCCGGCGGGTGGGGTGGATCACCATCCCGATCCTGCTGGTCCTGCTCGCCGCCGACATCATCATCTTCCGCCGCGCCATCGCGCCGCTATGGAAGGCGTCCGAAGAGGCAAGCAATATCGGCCCGGCACGCACGCACATCCGCCTGCCGACCGAACAGATCCCGCGCGAGATCATGCCGCTCGTCACCGCCGTCAACCAGGCGCTCGACCGCCTCGAGGACGGCTTTCGGGTGCAGCGGCAGTTCACAGCGGATGCCGCGCATCAATTGCGCACGCCGCTCACGATCCTGCGTACCCGGATCGAGACGCTCGGCGATGACGCGGCAAAGCAGGCGCTGCATGACGACATCGAAGCCATGAGCCGCATCGTCGTCCAGTTGCTGGAGATCGCCGAGCTCGACACGTTGGTGATCGATCCCGGTGAGACCGCGGATCTGCGCGCCGTCTGCGCCGAGGTGGTCGGCGCGATCGCGCCGTTCGCGATCACGCAGCACAAGGACATCGCGCTGAAGGGCACCGACACGCCGGTGCTGATCCACGGCAATGCCGTGATGCTCCAGCGGGCGATCTTCAACCTCGCGGAAAACGCCATCAAGTTCACCGCGAAGGAGACATCGGTGGATGTCGAGGTGAGCGAAGACGGCGCGGTGCGCGTGCGCGATTGCGGGCCCGGCATCGCGGATGCCGAGCGCGAGCTGATCTTCCAGCGCTTCTGGCGCGCCGACCGCCAGCGCAGCGACGGCGCGGGCCTCGGACTCTCGATCGTGCGCGCCGTCGCGGACGATCACGCGGCAACGGTCGCGGTGGAAAATCTTCCGGGTGGCGGCGCGGAATTCCTACTGCGGTTCAGATTGGCGGAGCAGGCCGTTTGA
- a CDS encoding TRAP transporter substrate-binding protein — protein MKRRDFIKVTGLGAAGAATLAAPAIAQSMPEIKWRMPTSWPKSLDTLFGGAEMMCKMVAEATDNKFQIQIFAAGEIVPGLQVLDAVQNGTCEIGHTASYYYFGKDPTFTFGSAVPFGPNMRINQAWYMQGGGREVLNEFYKGYNVVSLLAGNTGCQMGGWFRKEVNTPEDLKGMKFRIGGFTGRVLQKLGVVPQQLAGGDIYPALEKGTIDAAEWVGPYDDEKLGFYKIAPHYYYPGWWEGGPMLLAFVNLDKWNALPKYYQSVLEQAGHYANNYMMARYDTANPLALKKLLAGGTKLHAFSPPIMDACYKAAKELHAEVGATNANFKKVHDSLAKFTSDGYAWFQVAEVGYDIFMARRSQS, from the coding sequence ATGAAGAGAAGAGACTTCATCAAGGTCACAGGACTTGGCGCGGCCGGCGCCGCCACGCTCGCGGCTCCCGCGATCGCGCAGTCGATGCCGGAAATCAAATGGCGCATGCCGACGAGCTGGCCGAAATCGCTCGACACGCTCTTTGGCGGCGCCGAGATGATGTGCAAGATGGTCGCGGAAGCGACCGACAACAAATTCCAGATCCAGATCTTTGCGGCCGGCGAGATCGTGCCGGGCCTCCAGGTGCTCGACGCCGTGCAGAACGGCACCTGCGAGATCGGCCACACCGCGTCGTACTATTATTTCGGCAAGGACCCGACCTTCACTTTCGGCTCGGCCGTGCCGTTCGGTCCCAACATGCGCATCAACCAGGCCTGGTACATGCAGGGCGGCGGGCGCGAAGTGCTAAACGAGTTCTACAAGGGCTACAACGTCGTCTCGCTGCTCGCCGGCAATACCGGCTGCCAGATGGGCGGCTGGTTCAGGAAAGAGGTCAACACGCCCGAGGATCTCAAGGGCATGAAATTCCGCATCGGCGGCTTCACCGGCCGCGTGCTCCAGAAGCTCGGCGTGGTGCCGCAGCAGCTCGCCGGCGGCGACATCTATCCTGCGCTGGAGAAGGGCACCATCGACGCCGCCGAATGGGTCGGTCCCTATGACGACGAGAAGCTCGGCTTCTACAAGATCGCGCCGCATTACTACTATCCCGGCTGGTGGGAAGGCGGGCCGATGCTGCTCGCCTTCGTCAATCTCGACAAATGGAATGCGCTGCCGAAATATTACCAGAGCGTGCTGGAGCAGGCCGGCCACTACGCCAACAACTACATGATGGCGCGCTACGACACGGCCAATCCGCTGGCGCTGAAGAAGCTGCTCGCGGGCGGCACCAAGCTGCATGCCTTCTCGCCGCCGATCATGGATGCCTGCTACAAGGCCGCCAAGGAGCTGCACGCCGAAGTCGGCGCCACCAACGCCAACTTCAAGAAGGTGCACGACTCCCTCGCCAAGTTCACCAGCGACGGCTACGCCTGGTTCCAGGTCGCCGAGGTCGGCTACGACATCTTCATGGCGCGGCGCTCGCAGAGCTGA
- a CDS encoding M20/M25/M40 family metallo-hydrolase, giving the protein MPRLHPASSLIGRLIASLWLACAATVAQAEPVADLHALAQKEQQPLLDTLRDLVNIESGSKDVDGLNRIAERVAGQLKQLGGAVEILQPTDIYRLDDTPEKIGPAVHAVFKGGGSSKIMLIAHMDTVYLKGMLKDQPFRIDGDKAYGLGIADDKQGVALILHTVAVLQKLGFKDYGTLTVLTNGDEEISSPGWRSTITKFAADQDVVFSFEGGGTDGTLRLATSGIGSAYLMVHGKSSHAGARPEGGINALYELSHQVLQMKDLSKPEQGLKLNWTVSKAGTNRNVIPAEATAQADARALKVSDFDELEKTLQDKIKNRLLPDSKVDLKFEVRRPPLEANEASRRVAAYGKTIYGEIGLSLKVDEKATGGGTDAAFAALKTSGAVVEGMGLSGFGAHSNDAEYVKLDSIVPRLYLATRMIMDLSTGKLK; this is encoded by the coding sequence ATGCCCCGATTGCACCCTGCTTCATCGCTCATTGGCCGGTTGATCGCCTCACTCTGGCTGGCATGTGCCGCCACCGTCGCGCAGGCCGAGCCTGTCGCCGATTTGCACGCGCTGGCACAAAAGGAGCAGCAGCCGCTACTCGACACGCTGCGCGATCTCGTGAACATCGAATCCGGCAGCAAGGACGTCGACGGCCTGAACCGGATCGCCGAGCGTGTGGCCGGCCAGCTCAAGCAGCTCGGCGGTGCGGTAGAGATCCTGCAACCCACCGACATCTATCGCCTCGACGACACGCCCGAAAAGATCGGGCCGGCCGTGCACGCCGTCTTCAAGGGCGGTGGCAGCAGCAAGATCATGCTGATCGCCCACATGGACACGGTGTACCTGAAGGGCATGCTGAAGGACCAGCCGTTCCGCATCGACGGCGACAAGGCCTACGGCCTCGGCATCGCCGACGACAAGCAGGGCGTCGCACTCATTCTCCACACCGTGGCGGTGCTGCAGAAGCTGGGCTTCAAGGATTACGGCACGCTCACCGTGCTCACCAATGGCGACGAGGAAATCTCCTCGCCGGGCTGGCGCAGCACCATCACCAAATTCGCCGCGGATCAGGACGTCGTGTTCTCGTTCGAGGGCGGCGGCACCGACGGCACGCTGCGCCTCGCCACCAGCGGCATCGGCTCGGCCTATCTCATGGTGCATGGCAAGTCGTCGCATGCGGGCGCCCGGCCCGAGGGCGGCATCAATGCGCTGTACGAGCTGTCGCACCAAGTGCTTCAGATGAAGGACCTGTCCAAGCCCGAGCAGGGCCTGAAGCTGAACTGGACCGTTTCCAAGGCCGGCACCAACCGCAACGTGATCCCAGCCGAAGCCACGGCCCAGGCCGATGCGCGTGCGCTCAAGGTGTCCGATTTCGACGAGTTGGAGAAGACGCTTCAGGACAAGATCAAGAATCGCCTGCTGCCCGACTCCAAGGTCGACCTGAAGTTCGAGGTGCGTCGCCCGCCGCTGGAGGCCAACGAGGCCTCGCGCCGCGTCGCCGCCTACGGCAAGACGATCTACGGGGAGATCGGACTGTCCCTCAAGGTCGACGAGAAGGCGACCGGCGGCGGCACCGACGCCGCGTTCGCCGCGCTCAAGACCAGCGGCGCCGTGGTCGAAGGCATGGGCCTGTCCGGCTTCGGCGCGCACTCCAACGATGCCGAGTATGTGAAGCTCGACAGCATCGTGCCGCGTCTTTACCTCGCCACACGCATGATCATGGATCTGTCGACCGGCAAGCTGAAATAG